Proteins from one Argopecten irradians isolate NY chromosome 15, Ai_NY, whole genome shotgun sequence genomic window:
- the LOC138308556 gene encoding DNA endonuclease RBBP8-like isoform X4 yields MCETLQKSLDTLSQSYNDSLAEKDRIISILDAKLAETSGGESFLPKIKLRYSTPSKRDRAKSGSLPDRPPSNKKQSPDSTIRTTPGKDGDKTGNLNTTGQSKGTKLCLSRGQKRHRYTETNSSPDKKRQKKVEKMNEKKGNKQVLVPETCDLYNQSNVSSGSDVISLDDSLQSPVIYRSKDQQQKNDATDKMDDVCAADVQIIPETVNFFDAYPSSSSEEEEDCTQSTIKRAPSQNYSLRSVLCSPQSSDDEDGFVDMRNVVNHRTMHLSGQSVVTDVEDDVRCSRNIKHSESTKTVMNDVNQNDRLVSKMIQKKDELSKQKNTMSVKPYQNGISQTSQRKSQNRTINMSDSRQISNKTSPSVQRSPTVLFPVTKTGRVRPDHTEIGSPSILQGSSTEVRRESESPSLLNASNTQDVDITILDSPVSVVPEKKIKNTDEISNKSKNDKQKHGEVDEDESPCILRSKARINDKSPKKKARINDKSPKKKARINDQSPKKKTLKLSKGSKVELVSRKDVSLSPRQLRQTTLSQVFNNSPPKRKKKKSDSQEEEDLQKAIQLSLRDAELMSIHRTRTDDVEESVEETVTENTPPFKKPVNPAKKSRNRHPSSDSPLKSTGSTRNESSVIKGQKSPRKQSTILQSQRSPGNRSSVQVQRSPGKSSPVQQCQNSKSLDLDETLSPDLVRMQKSSRNRTSVRNRTSPCDDGDLCRNGSIDPDVHLSVLCDEESEAILENHRIPTRKKLSFNRHDDTRRKESASMDFDVDDMNVPSLDDSVATLKDFRIDDLERSDKDQRRLTSTCIDEDSQSIPCSSRSVKFGSRKKRVIVTSGYNSQEENDAAKFSEEQQDGAEMDDSFDKLPDKAGPKFAYVGVVRKQNERRNLIGYECKECLEYYSAMGLSEDEIRQRVQTCSKHRAHYVPPETPPHFWSIGFPDTQECEERGYLTKEENMDKNDIRPAFRRRRKLKKIFKSKNESDEEEEIDLEG; encoded by the exons ATGTGTGAGACCTTACAGAAATCTCTGGACACACTGAGTCAGTCTTACAATGATAGTCTGGCAGAAAAGGACAGGATTATCTCTATACTAG atGCTAAGTTGGCTGAAACGTCAGGTGGGGAATCTTTCTTACCAAAAATCAAGCTAAG ATACTCAACGCCAAGTAAACGAGATAGAGCAAAGTCAGGATCGCTTCCAGACCGCCCACCATCCAACAAGAAACAGAGTCCAGATTCCACTATTAGGACAACACCCGGAAAAGATGGGGATAAAACTGGAAACCTTAATACGACAGGACAAAGCAAGGGGACAAAACTCTGTTTATCTCGTGGACAGAAACGACACAGATACACTGAG ACAAATTCATCACCAGACAAGAAACGGCAGAAGAAAGTGGAGAAAATGAATGAAAAGAAAGGAAACAAGCAAGTTCTTGTTCCAGAGACATGTGATCTGTACAACCAATCAAATGTCAGTTCTGGAAGTGATGTTATTTCATTGGATGATAGTTTACAAAGCCCAGTTATTTATAGAAGCAAAGATCAGCAGCAGAAGAACGATGCGACAGACAAAATGGACGATGTTTGTGCTGCGGACGTTCAGATAATTCCTGAAACGGTAAATTTTTTTGATGCATATCCATCATCTTCGTCAGAGGAGGAAGAAGATTGTACACAGTCGACAATAAAACGTGCACCGAGTCAAAACTACAGTCTTAGAAGTGTTTTGTGTAGTCCTCAATCGTCTGATGACGAAGATGGTTTCGTAGATATGAGGAACGTCGTAAATCATCGCACCATGCATCTCAGCGGACAGAGTGTTGTAACGGACGTGGAGGACGATGTGAGATGTTCAAGAAATATAAAGCATTCAGAATCGACTAAGACTGTGATGAATGATGTGAATCAGAATGATAGACTTGTGTCCAAAATGATACAGAAAAAAGAtgaattgtcaaaacagaaaaatacaaTGAGTGTTAAACCCTATCAAAATGGAATTTCCCAAACATCTCAAAGGAAAAGTCAAAACAGAACAATAAATATGTCTGATAGCAGACAAATAAGTAATAAAACATCACCGTCAGTACAGAGATCTCCTACGGTTTTGTTTCCAGTTACCAAGACTGGGAGAGTAAGACCAGATCACACTGAGATTGGGTCACCGTCAATTCTCCAGGGGTCATCAACAGAAGTTAGACGAGAGTCGGAATCTCCCTCATTACTCAATGCGTCCAATACACAGGATGTTGACATCACCATACTTGATAGTCCAGTATCAGTTGTGCCggagaaaaaaatcaagaatacAGACGAAATATCCAACAAATCTAAGAATGATAAACAGAAACATGGAGAAGTAGATGAAGATGAATCTCCTTGTATACTACGATCTAAGGCTAGAATAAACGATAAATCTCCAAAAAAGAAGGCTAGAATAAACGATAAATCTCCAAAAAAGAAGGCTAGAATAAACGATCAATCTCCAAAAAAGAAAACACTCAAGTTAAGTAAAGGGAGTAAGGTAGAACTTGTCAGCAGGAAGGATGTTTCTTTATCACCAAGGCAACTACGCCAGACCACACTGAGTCAAGTCTTCAACAACAGTCCTCCGAAACGAAAGAAGAAGAAATCAGACTCGCAGGAGGAGGAAGATCTGCAGAAAGCCATACAATTATCTCTGAGAGACGCAGAGCTTATGAGTATCCACAGAACAAGAACTGATGATGTTGAGGAATCTGTGGAGGAAACCGTGACAGAAAATACTCCACCATTTAAAAAGCCTGTAAATCCCGCCAAAAAATCAAGAAATCGTCATCCGTCAAGTGATAGTCCACTGAAAAGTACAGGGTCCACTCGCAATGAATCTTCTGTGATCAAGGGTCAAAAGTCACCAAGAAAACAGTCAACTATACTACAGAGTCAGAGGTCACCAGGTAACAGGTCATCTGTACAAGTTCAAAGGTCACCTGGTAAGAGTTCACCTGTGCAACAGTGTCAAAATTCCAAAAGTTTAGATTTGGATGAAACATTGTCACCTGATTTGGTAAGAATGCAGAAATCGTCCAGAAATAGAACTAGTGTCAGAAACAGAACGTCGCCGTGTGATGATGGTGATCTCTGTAGAAATGGAAGTATTGACCCAGACGTTCACTTATCTGTGTTATGTGACGAAGAGTCAGAAGCAATTCTAGAAAACCATCGTATACCAACAAGAAAGAAGTTATCATTCAACAGACATGATGATACGAGAAGAAAGGAGAGTGCATCTATGGACTTTGATGTTGATGATATGAATGTTCCATCTCTAGACGACAGCGTGGCAACACTTAAGGACTTCCGTATCGATGATTTAGAGCGAAGCGACAAAGATCAGCGACGTCTGACCTCCACCTGTATAGACGAAGATTCACAGAGTATCCCCTGTAGCTCACGAAGTGTCAAGTTTGGGTCACGGAAAAAACGGGTCATTGTCACCAGCGGCTACAACTCCCAGG aGGAGAATGATGCAGCGAAGTTTTCAGAAGAACAACAAGATGGAGCAGAAATGGATGACAGTTTTGATAA GTTGCCAGACAAAGCCGGGCCAAAGTTTGCATATGTAGGGGTGGtgagaaaacaaaatgaaagacGTAACCTGATCGGCTACGAGTGTAAAGAATGTTTAGAG